In one window of Halomarina pelagica DNA:
- a CDS encoding GNAT family N-acetyltransferase: MTDAIREATTEREERDAVALLKQLFGDLDDGEVRAFFDDDAYRAFCLYEGDAPVAVAGVSVRPVLHHERHVWLHDLVVEESRRGEGRGARLLAFVEDWARERGCDLAALAARKGNDGARRFYERSGYEPWGTVYERRLSEGTGDR; the protein is encoded by the coding sequence ATGACCGACGCGATCCGCGAGGCGACGACGGAACGGGAGGAGCGGGACGCCGTCGCGCTCCTGAAACAGTTATTCGGCGACCTCGACGACGGGGAGGTGCGGGCGTTCTTCGACGACGACGCCTACCGCGCGTTCTGCCTCTACGAGGGCGACGCGCCCGTCGCCGTCGCCGGCGTCTCCGTCCGTCCCGTCCTGCACCACGAGCGTCACGTCTGGCTGCACGACCTCGTCGTGGAGGAGTCCCGCCGGGGGGAGGGACGCGGCGCGCGCCTGCTGGCCTTCGTCGAGGACTGGGCGCGCGAACGGGGGTGCGACCTCGCGGCGCTCGCCGCGCGGAAGGGCAACGACGGCGCGCGGCGGTTCTACGAGCGCAGCGGCTACGAACCCTGGGGGACGGTCTACGAGCGACGGCTGTCGGAGGGGACGGGCGACCGGTGA
- a CDS encoding universal stress protein, which yields MTLVVVPVRYPLSAHSRATLREGVRIARERDADLTVLHVNLYQNGREVGRSDLKRAVEAEVGPLSRARYLVRSGFLVEETILDEVAAEGADVVVIGRKQASRWQRMIRQLMDDPDVERYLRRSLDCELVTVG from the coding sequence ATGACGCTGGTCGTGGTTCCCGTCCGGTACCCTCTCTCTGCGCACTCCCGAGCGACGCTCCGCGAGGGCGTCCGCATCGCCCGCGAGCGGGACGCGGACCTCACCGTCCTGCACGTCAACCTCTACCAGAACGGTCGGGAGGTCGGCCGGAGCGACCTCAAGCGGGCCGTCGAGGCCGAGGTCGGTCCCCTGTCGCGCGCTCGCTACCTCGTCCGCTCGGGCTTCCTCGTGGAGGAGACGATCCTCGACGAGGTCGCCGCCGAGGGGGCGGACGTGGTCGTCATCGGTCGCAAGCAGGCGAGTCGCTGGCAGCGGATGATCCGACAGCTCATGGACGACCCGGACGTCGAGCGGTACCTCAGGCGGAGCCTCGACTGCGAACTCGTGACCGTCGGCTGA
- a CDS encoding bifunctional metallophosphatase/5'-nucleotidase: MSPRLLHYSDIEGVYDVPERLARLAGAVRERRGDDSLVVGTGDDTAPGVLPLVRKGRQAVEFFEAVRPDAETFGNHDFDYGLDAIRGIVRDTPQTWVSANVRDDGTVFGEAAGVVPSATFAVDGATVGVVGVTDPTTKEMSPRANGLDFADPTAAVGRELDSLRDDGADYLVVLSHLGGADDDLARRFDVDAILGGHVHVPRVERVAGTLCTRPGPNGERLVEVDLDAGTATSHPVDDATPDADLRERFERHRAETGLSEVVARVDEPIRRTRDLRRGGECRIGNFVADAYRWATDADCALHNSGGIRDGPSLDGAVTVADLVSVVPFDEPVATAAVTGEDLRALFGEAYRAPHGDPNWNAHVSGAEVVYDTDACEVVELTVGGLPVDDGATYRLATNAYLLQAGHEFPTLRPAHRVETHGVQYEVLADYARAVGVAPECEGRVVLR; this comes from the coding sequence ATGTCTCCCCGACTCCTCCACTACTCGGACATCGAGGGGGTCTACGACGTTCCCGAACGCCTCGCGCGCCTCGCCGGTGCCGTCCGCGAGCGCCGCGGCGACGATTCGCTCGTCGTCGGCACCGGCGACGACACCGCGCCGGGCGTCCTCCCGCTCGTCAGGAAGGGCAGGCAGGCCGTCGAGTTCTTCGAGGCCGTCCGCCCCGACGCGGAGACCTTCGGCAACCACGACTTCGACTACGGACTCGACGCGATCCGCGGCATCGTCCGCGACACGCCCCAGACGTGGGTGAGCGCCAACGTCCGCGACGACGGGACGGTCTTCGGCGAGGCGGCGGGCGTGGTCCCCTCCGCGACGTTCGCGGTCGACGGCGCGACCGTGGGCGTCGTCGGCGTGACCGACCCGACGACGAAGGAGATGAGCCCCCGAGCGAACGGTCTCGACTTCGCCGATCCGACGGCGGCCGTCGGTCGAGAACTCGACTCGCTTCGCGACGACGGCGCGGACTACCTCGTCGTCCTCTCGCACCTCGGCGGCGCGGACGACGACCTCGCGCGCCGGTTCGACGTCGACGCGATCCTCGGCGGGCACGTCCACGTGCCCCGCGTAGAGCGCGTCGCGGGGACCCTCTGCACCCGGCCGGGGCCGAACGGCGAGCGCCTCGTGGAGGTCGACCTCGACGCCGGAACCGCGACGAGCCACCCCGTCGACGACGCGACGCCCGACGCCGACCTCCGCGAGCGGTTCGAGCGCCACCGCGCCGAGACGGGCCTCTCCGAGGTCGTCGCCCGCGTCGACGAGCCGATCCGGCGAACGCGCGACCTCCGGCGGGGCGGGGAGTGCCGGATCGGGAACTTCGTCGCCGACGCCTACCGCTGGGCGACCGACGCCGACTGCGCGCTCCACAACAGCGGCGGCATCCGCGACGGCCCGTCGCTCGACGGGGCGGTGACGGTGGCGGATCTCGTGAGCGTCGTCCCGTTCGACGAGCCGGTCGCGACGGCGGCGGTGACGGGCGAGGACCTGCGCGCGCTGTTCGGCGAGGCCTACCGCGCCCCCCACGGCGACCCGAACTGGAACGCCCACGTCAGCGGCGCGGAGGTGGTCTACGACACCGACGCCTGCGAGGTGGTCGAGCTGACCGTCGGCGGCCTCCCGGTGGACGACGGGGCGACCTACCGGCTGGCGACGAACGCCTACCTCCTCCAGGCAGGTCACGAGTTCCCGACGCTCCGCCCCGCCCACCGCGTCGAGACCCACGGCGTCCAGTACGAGGTGCTCGCAGACTACGCCCGCGCGGTCGGCGTCGCCCCCGAGTGCGAGGGACGCGTCGTGCTCCGATGA
- a CDS encoding DUF5816 domain-containing protein, translated as MEARTHPDGTRLFVDRGEPERGSKGPFYVVYRTDDGERRWGFFCSNCETFDTAVDSMGRIQCNVCSNLHKAEEWDAAHE; from the coding sequence ATGGAAGCGCGAACGCATCCCGACGGGACGAGGCTCTTCGTGGACCGGGGCGAACCCGAGCGCGGGTCGAAGGGGCCGTTCTACGTGGTCTACCGCACCGACGACGGCGAGCGGCGCTGGGGCTTCTTCTGCTCGAACTGCGAGACGTTCGACACCGCCGTCGACTCGATGGGGCGCATCCAGTGCAACGTGTGCAGCAACCTCCACAAGGCCGAGGAGTGGGACGCCGCCCACGAGTGA
- a CDS encoding proteasome assembly chaperone family protein, whose amino-acid sequence MSIRSTERTRFDVTHDSAPTETLLCGFSEFGLAGLTAADYLVKQLDLEQTGHVAAEGLPAITPFSEGAPRNHTRLFSRDGLDLTVLVGELFIPVGMAKPFADAVLDWAEEEIAEVAVLSGVPVAHGPDEHRAFYIATEDYREHRLDDGEVPPMGGGFLDGVNGALMQRGLDSDLRVAVFATPAHAQTPDVEAALRLLDALERVYDLDVDTEPLESFAEEVRQHYAELAARMQAVEAGRQPEDRMYM is encoded by the coding sequence ATGTCCATCCGCTCGACTGAGCGCACCCGCTTCGACGTCACGCACGACAGCGCCCCGACCGAGACGCTGCTCTGTGGCTTCTCTGAGTTCGGGCTGGCGGGACTCACCGCGGCCGACTACCTCGTGAAGCAACTCGACCTCGAACAGACCGGGCACGTGGCCGCCGAGGGGCTCCCGGCCATCACGCCCTTCAGCGAGGGAGCGCCGCGCAACCACACCCGGCTGTTCTCGCGCGACGGCCTCGACCTGACCGTCCTCGTGGGCGAACTGTTCATCCCCGTCGGGATGGCCAAGCCGTTCGCGGACGCCGTGCTCGACTGGGCCGAGGAGGAGATCGCCGAGGTAGCCGTCCTCTCGGGCGTCCCCGTCGCCCACGGGCCGGACGAGCACCGCGCGTTCTACATCGCCACCGAGGACTACCGCGAGCACCGCCTCGACGACGGCGAGGTGCCGCCGATGGGCGGGGGGTTCCTCGACGGCGTCAACGGCGCGCTGATGCAGCGGGGGCTCGACTCCGATCTCCGCGTGGCCGTCTTCGCGACCCCCGCCCACGCCCAGACGCCGGACGTGGAGGCGGCGCTCCGACTCCTCGACGCCCTCGAACGGGTCTACGACCTCGACGTCGACACCGAACCGCTGGAGTCGTTCGCCGAGGAGGTGAGACAGCACTACGCCGAACTCGCCGCGCGGATGCAGGCCGTCGAGGCGGGTCGCCAGCCGGAGGACCGGATGTACATGTAA
- a CDS encoding FAD-binding oxidoreductase, with protein MTTSRVQQPLPEEAVTELREEIRGDAILPGEERYDEARAVWNAMIDRSPAIVVRALGAADVMTAVDFARTHGLEIAIKGGGHNVAGNAVCDHGLVLDLSRMKSVHVDPHRRTARVEPGAVLHDLDREAQAHGLVTPAGFVSTTGVAGLTLGGGIGYLSRTFGLTVDNLRSADLVTADGAFVRAGEDEHPDLFWALRGGGGNFGVVTSFEFELHDLDPTVLAGPVVWSFEDAPAVLREVSAAVRDVPDEVSCLPVIRHAPPAPFLPEEVHGEMVLVIAMIYAGDPADGESALAALRDVGEPIADAVKPMPYVDFQSMFDAASGPGARNYWKSHYLAELDGEGIAVLCEHAARMTSSESAIGMLSLGGAVAREPDESTAYPHRDAAWVLNIQSRWRETENEERHVDWTRALFDAMVPFSTGGVYVNFISGDEGDERVRAAYGDRTYDRLAEVKAQWDPENVFHLNQNVTPGAGG; from the coding sequence ATGACGACATCCCGAGTCCAACAACCACTTCCCGAAGAGGCGGTGACCGAACTCCGAGAGGAGATCCGCGGTGACGCGATCCTTCCCGGGGAGGAACGTTACGACGAAGCCCGCGCGGTCTGGAACGCGATGATCGATCGATCGCCGGCCATCGTCGTCCGAGCACTGGGCGCGGCCGACGTGATGACCGCCGTCGACTTCGCCCGGACTCACGGACTCGAAATCGCGATCAAGGGCGGCGGTCACAACGTCGCGGGGAACGCGGTCTGCGATCACGGCCTCGTGCTCGACCTCTCGCGCATGAAGTCGGTACACGTCGATCCCCACCGACGAACTGCCCGGGTCGAACCGGGGGCCGTACTCCACGATCTCGACCGGGAGGCGCAGGCCCACGGCCTCGTGACGCCTGCGGGGTTCGTCTCCACGACCGGCGTGGCCGGTTTGACCCTCGGGGGAGGTATCGGATACCTCTCGCGGACGTTCGGCCTGACCGTCGACAACCTCCGATCGGCCGACCTCGTGACGGCCGACGGGGCGTTCGTCCGGGCGGGCGAGGACGAACACCCTGATCTGTTCTGGGCGCTGCGGGGCGGTGGCGGTAACTTCGGCGTCGTGACGTCGTTCGAGTTCGAACTGCACGATCTCGATCCGACGGTGTTGGCCGGGCCCGTGGTGTGGTCGTTCGAGGACGCGCCGGCCGTCCTGCGCGAGGTGTCCGCCGCCGTCCGCGACGTACCCGACGAAGTATCGTGTCTCCCGGTGATTCGGCATGCACCGCCGGCACCGTTCCTCCCGGAGGAGGTACACGGCGAGATGGTACTGGTGATCGCGATGATCTACGCGGGCGATCCCGCCGATGGGGAGAGCGCGCTGGCGGCCCTGCGCGACGTCGGCGAACCGATCGCCGACGCGGTCAAACCGATGCCGTACGTCGACTTCCAGTCGATGTTCGACGCGGCTTCCGGGCCGGGTGCGCGCAACTACTGGAAGTCCCATTACCTCGCCGAACTCGACGGCGAGGGGATCGCCGTCCTCTGTGAACACGCGGCGCGGATGACCTCGTCCGAGTCAGCGATCGGGATGCTCTCGCTCGGTGGCGCGGTGGCGCGGGAACCCGACGAGTCGACCGCCTACCCGCACCGCGACGCGGCGTGGGTGCTGAATATCCAGTCGCGGTGGCGCGAGACTGAGAATGAGGAACGACACGTGGACTGGACCCGGGCGCTGTTCGACGCCATGGTCCCATTCTCGACCGGGGGCGTCTACGTCAACTTCATCAGCGGGGACGAGGGCGACGAACGCGTGCGAGCCGCCTACGGCGACCGAACCTACGATCGGCTGGCGGAGGTCAAGGCCCAGTGGGATCCCGAGAACGTCTTCCACCTGAACCAGAACGTCACGCCCGGAGCAGGAGGGTAG
- a CDS encoding HesB/IscA family protein, translating to MSSTTANADADAAVEVTEEAAEQALSLLDGEGLDTSEAGLRLFVQQGGCAGLSYGMRFDHEPEPDDTVTEHDGLRIFVDPASMRYIEGSVLDFEGGLQGAGFHVENPNVVSECGCGESFRT from the coding sequence ATGAGTAGCACGACTGCGAACGCCGACGCCGACGCGGCGGTCGAGGTGACCGAGGAGGCCGCAGAGCAGGCCCTCTCGCTGCTCGACGGCGAGGGACTGGACACGTCCGAGGCGGGACTGCGCCTGTTCGTCCAGCAGGGGGGCTGTGCGGGCCTCTCCTACGGGATGCGGTTCGATCACGAACCGGAGCCGGACGACACCGTCACCGAGCACGACGGCCTGCGCATATTCGTCGATCCCGCGAGCATGCGCTACATCGAGGGGAGCGTCCTCGACTTCGAGGGGGGGCTGCAAGGGGCGGGCTTCCACGTCGAGAACCCCAACGTCGTGAGCGAGTGCGGGTGCGGCGAGTCGTTCCGCACCTGA
- a CDS encoding metal-dependent hydrolase produces MFVGHGLVAFALAALAARRIGWSRERAFAVGLLAGAFGLLPDVDMVYALVGLASGANSALGLAEDFWAASTVVHRAVTHSLVVGAVAAAGLAAWRGETVRARLVGGALLAGLVLVAALESGALGAFVMATFVLGGLALVGAARRADLSPPAVLGAALIGLLSHPFGDLFTGEPPRLLYPLDAALVVHRVTLAPDPTLHLLGAMLFELLALWAGAVVFLRLRDRRVRDVVHPWAAFGLAYAGAVLALPAPTLDLSYPFVFGILGVGAVGSAPHVVRRDRPETVVAAAVTALATVTIGALAYTAGYLVAG; encoded by the coding sequence ATGTTCGTGGGGCACGGTCTCGTCGCCTTCGCCCTCGCCGCCCTCGCCGCTCGACGGATCGGCTGGTCGCGCGAGCGAGCGTTCGCCGTCGGTCTCCTCGCGGGCGCGTTCGGCCTCCTCCCCGACGTGGACATGGTCTACGCGCTCGTCGGTCTCGCTTCCGGAGCGAATTCCGCGCTCGGTCTCGCCGAGGACTTCTGGGCCGCGAGCACCGTCGTCCACCGGGCGGTGACTCACTCGCTCGTCGTCGGGGCGGTCGCGGCCGCCGGACTCGCCGCGTGGCGGGGTGAGACGGTGCGGGCGCGCCTCGTCGGGGGTGCGCTCCTCGCCGGCCTCGTCCTCGTCGCCGCGCTCGAGAGCGGCGCGCTCGGCGCATTCGTCATGGCGACGTTCGTCCTCGGGGGGCTCGCGCTCGTCGGCGCGGCCCGGCGCGCCGACCTCTCGCCGCCGGCGGTCCTCGGCGCGGCCCTGATCGGCCTGCTGAGCCACCCCTTCGGCGACCTGTTCACCGGCGAACCGCCGCGACTGCTCTACCCGCTCGACGCCGCGCTCGTCGTCCACCGCGTGACGCTCGCGCCCGATCCGACGCTCCACCTCCTCGGAGCCATGCTGTTCGAACTCCTCGCGCTGTGGGCGGGCGCGGTCGTCTTCCTGCGACTGCGCGACCGCCGCGTGCGCGACGTCGTCCACCCGTGGGCGGCGTTCGGCCTCGCCTACGCGGGGGCCGTCCTCGCGCTCCCCGCGCCGACGCTCGACCTCTCCTACCCGTTCGTCTTCGGCATCCTCGGCGTCGGCGCGGTCGGGAGCGCGCCGCACGTCGTCCGCCGCGACCGCCCCGAGACGGTCGTCGCCGCGGCGGTGACGGCGCTCGCGACGGTCACGATCGGCGCGCTCGCGTACACCGCGGGCTACCTCGTCGCCGGGTGA
- the hisD gene encoding histidinol dehydrogenase: MDVKRVADLGPADRRALFERDAGVEAVRGTARDIVDRVREEGDVALREYASEFDGVAVGNLDVTDDAARAAEAIDDDLREHIERAAANVREFHERQVPEDWRREFSPGRELGRRFRPIERVGVYVPGGAAAYPSSALMGVVPATVAGVEHVAVATPPAETINPVTLAAIHLAGADAVYQVGGAQAIAALAYGTETVTAVQKVVGPGNKWVTAAKAEVRDEVEIDFLAGPSEVLVLADGTATPEFVAADLLAQAEHDPESAVVAVTDDDATGEAIAEAVEAGIDERERGDVIRESLANDASGVFLARSMSEAVLFAEEYAAEHLSIQAEDDEALLERITNAGSVFLGPYTPVAAGDYASGTNHVLPTDGGARVFGGLSVETFLRSTTVQRLSREGLADLRGTVTTLARTEGLEAHAASIEARFADDSDEARFTDDGTEDEHDEHDECGEDENADAE; encoded by the coding sequence ATGGACGTCAAACGCGTCGCGGACCTCGGCCCGGCAGACCGGCGCGCGCTCTTCGAGCGCGACGCCGGCGTCGAGGCCGTCCGCGGCACCGCCCGCGACATCGTCGATCGGGTGCGCGAGGAGGGCGACGTCGCCCTCCGGGAGTACGCCAGCGAGTTCGACGGCGTGGCGGTCGGCAACCTCGACGTGACCGACGACGCCGCCCGTGCCGCGGAGGCGATCGACGACGACCTGCGCGAACACATCGAGCGGGCCGCCGCGAACGTCCGCGAGTTCCACGAGCGGCAGGTGCCCGAGGACTGGCGGCGGGAGTTCTCCCCCGGGCGGGAACTCGGTCGTCGCTTCCGGCCGATCGAGCGCGTCGGGGTGTACGTCCCCGGCGGGGCCGCCGCCTACCCGTCGAGCGCGCTGATGGGCGTCGTTCCGGCGACGGTGGCGGGCGTCGAACACGTCGCGGTGGCGACGCCCCCCGCGGAGACGATCAACCCCGTCACGCTCGCGGCGATCCACCTCGCGGGCGCGGACGCGGTCTACCAGGTCGGCGGCGCGCAGGCGATCGCCGCGCTCGCGTACGGGACGGAGACGGTGACGGCCGTCCAGAAGGTGGTCGGCCCGGGCAACAAGTGGGTGACGGCGGCGAAGGCCGAAGTGCGAGACGAAGTCGAGATCGACTTCCTCGCCGGCCCGAGCGAGGTGCTCGTCCTCGCCGACGGAACTGCGACGCCGGAGTTCGTCGCCGCGGATCTGCTCGCGCAGGCCGAGCACGACCCCGAGAGCGCCGTCGTCGCGGTCACGGACGACGACGCGACGGGCGAGGCGATCGCCGAGGCGGTCGAGGCCGGAATCGACGAACGCGAGCGGGGCGACGTGATTCGCGAGTCGCTCGCCAACGACGCCAGCGGCGTCTTCCTCGCCCGGTCGATGTCCGAGGCGGTGCTGTTCGCGGAGGAGTACGCCGCCGAGCACCTGTCGATCCAGGCGGAGGACGACGAGGCGCTCCTGGAGCGGATCACGAACGCCGGGAGCGTCTTCCTCGGCCCCTATACCCCGGTCGCGGCGGGCGACTACGCCAGCGGGACGAACCACGTCCTCCCGACGGACGGCGGCGCGCGCGTCTTCGGCGGCCTCTCGGTCGAGACGTTCCTCCGATCGACCACGGTCCAGCGCCTCTCGCGCGAGGGGCTGGCGGATCTCCGGGGAACGGTGACCACCCTCGCCCGGACCGAGGGACTCGAGGCCCACGCGGCCAGTATCGAGGCGCGGTTCGCCGATGACAGTGACGAAGCGCGGTTCACGGACGACGGTACCGAGGACGAGCACGACGAACACGACGAGTGCGGGGAGGACGAGAACGCGGACGCCGAGTGA
- a CDS encoding dodecin, which yields MVFKKITLIGTSDESFEAAVDDAIDRAEQTLEHVQWVEVTHQGVEIATAENREYQAEVEVAFKIE from the coding sequence ATGGTGTTCAAGAAGATCACCCTCATCGGGACCAGCGACGAGAGCTTCGAAGCCGCGGTGGACGACGCCATCGACCGCGCCGAGCAGACGCTCGAACACGTCCAGTGGGTCGAGGTGACCCACCAGGGCGTCGAGATCGCGACCGCGGAGAATCGCGAGTACCAGGCGGAGGTCGAAGTCGCGTTCAAGATCGAGTAG
- a CDS encoding ArsR/SmtB family transcription factor: protein MSLLPLRGTPTSEPGEPRVVGLDGERADEIFDTLSAGTTREVLARLYDQPATPAELRDAIGTSLQNVHYHLGKLEDANLIEAAGVGYSEKGTEMTVYAPTSEAVVLFAGRSDDRSRLRSLLSRLFGVALALVVATLLLRRYLYGSLLPQFGGGSPAGGGGDAGSAGGAGGDSGSGASNVTAGSSGASGANDTAAPTSTPGDVSALSGDSTATPTEAAAEATRASAEAAASLDPVLAFFLGGLFVLLAVGVVWYVTR, encoded by the coding sequence ATGAGCCTGCTGCCGCTCCGCGGCACCCCGACGAGCGAGCCGGGCGAGCCGCGGGTGGTCGGTCTCGACGGGGAGCGCGCGGACGAGATCTTCGACACCCTCTCGGCCGGGACGACGCGCGAGGTGCTCGCGCGGCTGTACGACCAGCCGGCCACGCCCGCCGAACTCCGGGACGCCATCGGCACCTCGCTCCAGAACGTCCACTACCACCTCGGGAAGCTGGAGGACGCGAACCTCATCGAGGCCGCCGGGGTGGGCTACTCCGAGAAGGGGACCGAGATGACCGTCTACGCCCCGACGAGCGAGGCGGTCGTGCTGTTCGCCGGACGGAGCGACGACCGCTCGCGCCTCCGATCGCTCCTCTCGCGGCTGTTCGGCGTCGCGCTCGCGCTCGTGGTCGCCACGCTCCTCCTGCGACGGTACCTCTACGGATCGCTCCTCCCGCAGTTCGGCGGAGGCAGTCCGGCGGGCGGCGGTGGCGACGCCGGGAGTGCGGGGGGCGCGGGCGGCGACTCGGGGTCCGGCGCGAGCAACGTCACCGCCGGGTCCTCCGGCGCGTCGGGCGCGAACGACACCGCCGCGCCGACGTCGACGCCGGGCGACGTCTCCGCGCTCTCCGGGGACTCGACCGCCACGCCGACCGAGGCGGCGGCGGAGGCCACGCGCGCGTCGGCCGAGGCCGCGGCGAGCCTCGATCCCGTCCTGGCGTTCTTCCTCGGCGGCCTGTTCGTCCTCCTCGCCGTCGGCGTCGTCTGGTACGTCACGCGCTGA
- a CDS encoding helix-turn-helix transcriptional regulator: MSSAIEDIEFLARSAHRVGVLDSLAERPRDRNDLRAATGASSPTMGRILDDFETRRWIVREGRAYRLTPLGRFVVERFADLREAMEIERKLRDVWRWLPREMEGFSVDLFADAVVSYPGPGYPYQPVERVTQLIEGTSAMRGFGTTVFKSINNETVCRAVVDGMDYEYIYAPETLEATVAWDPEAVARAAACENCTILVHDDLPDEHRCGLGIFDDRVGICCHDAETGMLEAVIDTDSPEAREWAVSVFERHRVDARSVDGGEKAALFPSELIT, from the coding sequence ATGAGTTCGGCTATCGAGGACATCGAGTTCCTCGCGCGTTCGGCCCACCGGGTCGGTGTGCTCGACTCGCTCGCGGAGCGTCCGCGCGACCGGAACGATTTACGAGCGGCGACGGGGGCTTCTTCGCCGACCATGGGAAGGATCCTCGACGATTTCGAGACACGGCGGTGGATCGTCCGGGAGGGGCGGGCATACCGACTGACGCCCCTCGGTCGGTTCGTCGTGGAGCGGTTCGCGGACCTCCGGGAAGCGATGGAGATCGAGCGAAAGCTACGCGATGTCTGGCGGTGGCTCCCGCGAGAGATGGAGGGTTTCTCGGTCGACCTGTTCGCCGACGCGGTGGTGTCGTATCCCGGTCCCGGCTATCCCTACCAGCCCGTCGAACGCGTCACGCAGTTGATCGAGGGGACCAGCGCGATGCGCGGGTTCGGCACGACGGTGTTCAAGTCGATCAACAACGAGACCGTCTGCCGGGCCGTCGTGGACGGCATGGACTACGAGTACATCTACGCCCCGGAGACCCTCGAAGCGACCGTCGCGTGGGATCCAGAGGCAGTCGCGAGGGCGGCCGCGTGCGAGAACTGCACCATCCTCGTGCACGACGACCTCCCCGACGAGCATCGGTGCGGTCTCGGCATCTTCGACGACCGTGTCGGCATCTGCTGTCACGACGCAGAGACGGGGATGCTCGAGGCCGTGATCGACACCGACTCGCCGGAGGCTCGCGAGTGGGCCGTCTCGGTCTTCGAACGGCACCGGGTCGACGCGCGGTCGGTCGACGGCGGTGAGAAGGCAGCGCTCTTTCCGTCGGAACTCATCACGTGA
- a CDS encoding mechanosensitive ion channel family protein, giving the protein MVAQNGTNGSGGNESTILGGPSNGTNNTTGSKFAREIVELFPDWIPTDLAEPIGKFIAAIFILALAWYASKLINRLLGRRIARRFRRPSVSRTVLRLIRLIVMLFAFSIVLTIYGTRLGDIVLSVTVFTAVVGVILAPIVGSYISGLFVLADQPYEVGDMIEIPDVGGTGVRGFVEDVNLRYTKIFTLNNTFLTIPNGTIRDRDVVNYSAEDPRTRLSLDVTVTYEGDLDEARQLIEDAARGVDVVIDGGPDIRIGSARYPAAPTCYINQFADHGVLLTLRYWVKEPYKLLTVRSKVQTRVWERLADADVAIPYPHSHVVFDDTSGHLDVALDGTEADGGTGVDHGAGAGDVEEVGDGEETDRAKERASDGRTRLTGDSTGATDPDAGRNDRG; this is encoded by the coding sequence ATGGTGGCACAGAACGGGACGAACGGGTCGGGCGGGAACGAGAGTACAATTCTCGGCGGGCCGAGCAACGGGACGAACAACACCACCGGGAGCAAGTTCGCCCGCGAGATCGTCGAACTCTTCCCGGACTGGATCCCGACCGACCTGGCGGAGCCGATCGGAAAGTTCATCGCCGCGATATTTATCCTCGCCCTCGCGTGGTACGCCTCGAAGCTCATCAACCGCCTCCTCGGACGGCGCATCGCGCGGCGATTCCGCCGGCCCAGCGTCTCGCGGACGGTCCTCCGGCTGATCCGGCTGATCGTGATGCTCTTCGCGTTCTCGATCGTCCTGACCATCTACGGCACTCGGCTCGGCGACATCGTCCTCTCGGTCACGGTGTTCACGGCAGTGGTCGGTGTCATTCTCGCCCCCATCGTCGGCAGCTACATCAGCGGGCTGTTCGTGCTGGCCGACCAGCCCTACGAGGTGGGCGACATGATCGAGATCCCCGACGTGGGCGGCACCGGGGTGCGCGGGTTCGTCGAGGACGTCAACCTCCGGTACACGAAGATATTCACGCTAAACAATACCTTCCTCACGATCCCGAACGGGACCATCCGCGACCGCGACGTGGTCAACTACTCCGCCGAGGACCCCCGGACGCGCCTGAGCCTCGACGTCACGGTCACGTACGAAGGCGACCTGGACGAGGCCCGACAGCTCATCGAGGACGCCGCCCGCGGCGTGGACGTGGTGATCGACGGCGGCCCCGACATCCGGATCGGGAGCGCGCGCTACCCCGCCGCGCCGACGTGCTACATCAACCAGTTCGCCGACCACGGCGTGCTCCTGACGCTCCGCTACTGGGTGAAGGAGCCGTACAAGCTGCTCACCGTCCGCTCGAAGGTGCAGACCCGCGTCTGGGAGCGGCTGGCGGACGCCGACGTGGCGATCCCCTATCCCCACTCGCACGTCGTCTTCGACGACACGAGCGGGCACCTGGACGTGGCGCTCGACGGGACGGAGGCGGACGGCGGGACGGGGGTGGACCACGGAGCGGGAGCGGGCGACGTGGAGGAGGTGGGCGACGGGGAGGAGACGGACCGCGCGAAGGAGCGGGCGAGCGACGGCCGAACGCGACTCACCGGCGACTCGACCGGGGCGACCGACCCCGACGCCGGCCGGAACGACCGCGGGTAG
- a CDS encoding DUF7116 family protein gives MGVVNKPLLDEARTIFTDLGYTVTDLGSELRAERRWRIVYVTASDPDEVAEDVDLRCFVASRERADRLREKLLSRAPDYDWAVMSVGDDGDYDVLHPQASQALPT, from the coding sequence ATGGGGGTTGTTAACAAGCCGCTACTCGACGAAGCGCGCACGATCTTCACCGACCTCGGCTACACGGTGACCGATCTCGGGTCCGAGCTACGGGCCGAACGGCGGTGGCGAATCGTCTACGTCACGGCCAGCGACCCGGACGAAGTCGCGGAGGACGTGGACCTTCGCTGCTTCGTCGCCAGCCGGGAGCGCGCGGATCGCCTCCGCGAGAAGCTCCTCTCTCGCGCCCCGGACTACGACTGGGCCGTCATGAGCGTCGGCGACGACGGCGACTACGACGTCCTCCACCCGCAGGCGAGCCAGGCGCTCCCCACCTGA